The following proteins are co-located in the Deinococcus metallilatus genome:
- a CDS encoding ribonuclease HII: MSAPAVTPDWAFEREHWRRGFFRVAGVDEAGRGAWAGPVTVAAVILPGLASEYPFRDSKQLTAAQRETLAAEVRRVAVAWAVEHAWPEEIGRLNILGATHAAAQRALARLDPAPQALVTDYLKLRTPLPLSAPPKADALSYSVAAASLLAKTERDRLMAELDTRHPGYGFAAHKGYGAPAHRAALERLGVSEVHRRSYAPIARLLEEQP, translated from the coding sequence ATGTCCGCTCCTGCTGTCACCCCCGACTGGGCCTTCGAGCGCGAGCACTGGCGGCGTGGCTTTTTCCGGGTGGCCGGTGTGGACGAGGCCGGGCGCGGGGCCTGGGCCGGGCCGGTGACGGTGGCGGCGGTGATCCTGCCGGGACTGGCGAGCGAGTATCCCTTCCGCGACAGCAAACAGCTCACGGCGGCGCAGCGGGAGACACTCGCGGCGGAGGTGCGGCGGGTGGCGGTGGCCTGGGCGGTCGAACACGCCTGGCCGGAGGAGATCGGACGCCTGAACATCCTTGGAGCCACCCACGCGGCGGCGCAGCGGGCGCTGGCCCGCCTGGACCCCGCGCCGCAGGCCCTGGTCACCGATTATCTCAAGCTCCGCACGCCGCTCCCCCTCAGTGCCCCCCCAAAGGCCGACGCCCTGAGTTACAGCGTCGCGGCGGCCAGCCTGCTCGCCAAGACCGAGCGCGACCGGCTGATGGCCGAACTGGACACCCGGCATCCCGGCTACGGCTTCGCGGCGCACAAGGGCTACGGCGCCCCCGCCCACCGCGCCGCCCTGGAACGGCTGGGCGTCAGCGAGGTGCACCGGCGCAGCTACGCCCCGATTGCCCGCCTGTTGGAGGAGCAACCATGA
- a CDS encoding class I SAM-dependent methyltransferase has translation MANARHVQRLYDHKASGYDAATSSQMLDALRSGLFARASGDVLELGVGTGATFAHYPATLRSLTALDVSGEMLRRAQPRTLRLPFPVRLVQHDFQTLPFPAASFDTVTSSLGLCGIPDPARLFSEVRRVLRPGGQLLALEHVRPPNAWLGIAADGLDPLFERFVGCHANRRTPHLLREAGFTVEVLERRLAGILVALRATRPGPREVPASRSARS, from the coding sequence ATGGCGAACGCCCGGCACGTGCAGCGCCTGTACGACCACAAGGCGTCCGGGTATGACGCGGCGACTTCCTCACAGATGCTGGACGCCTTGCGCTCCGGGCTGTTCGCACGCGCGTCCGGCGACGTGCTGGAACTGGGGGTGGGAACCGGCGCGACCTTCGCGCACTACCCGGCCACGCTCCGCAGCCTGACCGCCCTGGACGTCAGCGGGGAGATGCTGCGACGGGCGCAGCCCAGAACCCTCCGGTTGCCGTTCCCGGTGCGCCTGGTGCAGCACGACTTCCAGACGCTGCCCTTTCCGGCGGCGAGCTTCGACACGGTGACGTCCTCCCTCGGCCTGTGCGGCATTCCCGACCCGGCGCGTTTGTTCAGCGAGGTGCGGCGGGTGCTGCGTCCCGGCGGGCAACTGCTTGCCCTGGAACATGTGCGGCCGCCGAACGCCTGGCTCGGCATCGCGGCCGACGGGCTTGACCCGCTGTTCGAACGCTTCGTCGGCTGCCATGCCAACCGCCGCACACCGCATCTGCTGCGTGAGGCGGGCTTCACGGTGGAGGTGCTGGAGCGACGCCTGGCGGGCATTCTGGTCGCGTTGCGCGCAACGCGACCCGGGCCACGTGAGGTCCCCGCTTCACGTTCCGCCCGTTCGTGA
- a CDS encoding pyridoxal phosphate-dependent aminotransferase: protein MSAPSTPSPFRLSERALSLKPSATVAVTSRALELRRAGVDVISMSVGEPDFDTPPHIKAAATRAIEAGKTKYTSVNGLPELREAISAKFERENGLLYAPDAVTVTSGGKQALFNAFFALLNPGDEVLIPAPYWVSYPEMVALTGAVPVPVPTMPESGFQLDPGELEARVTPRTRMIVLNSPGNPTGAVFPPEVLEAVAEIAQRHNLVIVTDEMYEHLVYDAEQVSIGRYAPDHTLTVNGASKAYAMTGWRIGYAGGPQGVIAAMNALQSQSTSNASSVSQYAALAALTQHEETASFIEEARRAYRERRDRIVAGLNALGLPTPTPQGAFYVMADTGRLHPDELEAARRLLDEARVAVVPGTDFAAPGQVRLSYAISLENIEEVLRRIRAVLSA, encoded by the coding sequence ATGAGCGCCCCCTCCACCCCCTCCCCTTTCCGGCTCTCCGAGCGTGCGCTGAGTCTCAAGCCCTCCGCGACGGTGGCGGTCACGTCCCGCGCGCTGGAACTGCGGCGGGCGGGCGTGGACGTGATCTCGATGAGCGTGGGCGAACCCGACTTCGACACGCCGCCGCATATCAAGGCCGCCGCCACCCGCGCCATCGAGGCCGGGAAGACCAAGTACACCTCTGTGAACGGCCTGCCCGAGTTGCGCGAGGCGATCAGCGCGAAGTTCGAGCGCGAGAACGGCCTCCTGTACGCGCCGGATGCCGTGACGGTCACCAGCGGCGGCAAGCAGGCCCTCTTCAACGCCTTTTTCGCGCTGCTCAACCCCGGCGACGAGGTGCTGATCCCGGCGCCGTACTGGGTGAGCTATCCGGAGATGGTGGCGCTGACGGGGGCGGTGCCGGTGCCGGTGCCGACCATGCCGGAGTCGGGCTTTCAACTCGACCCCGGCGAACTGGAGGCGCGCGTCACGCCCCGCACCCGCATGATCGTGCTGAACAGCCCCGGCAACCCGACCGGCGCGGTCTTCCCGCCCGAGGTGCTGGAGGCGGTGGCGGAGATCGCGCAGCGTCACAACCTGGTGATCGTGACCGACGAGATGTATGAGCATCTGGTGTACGACGCCGAACAGGTCAGCATCGGGCGGTACGCGCCGGACCACACGCTGACGGTCAACGGGGCCAGCAAGGCCTACGCGATGACCGGCTGGCGCATCGGGTACGCGGGCGGGCCGCAGGGGGTGATCGCGGCGATGAACGCCCTGCAATCCCAGAGCACCAGCAACGCGAGCAGCGTCAGCCAGTACGCGGCGCTGGCCGCGCTGACGCAGCACGAGGAGACGGCCAGCTTCATCGAAGAGGCCCGCCGCGCCTACCGCGAGCGCCGTGACCGGATCGTGGCGGGGCTGAACGCCCTGGGTCTGCCCACGCCCACGCCCCAGGGCGCCTTCTACGTGATGGCCGACACGGGCCGCCTCCACCCCGACGAACTGGAAGCCGCCCGCCGCCTCCTCGACGAGGCCCGGGTCGCGGTCGTGCCGGGCACCGACTTTGCCGCGCCCGGTCAGGTGCGTCTGAGCTACGCCATCAGTCTGGAGAACATCGAGGAGGTGCTGCGGCGCATCCGCGCGGTGCTCAGCGCCTGA
- the lepA gene encoding translation elongation factor 4, translating to MNVRPPAQVRNFSIIAHVDHGKSTLADRILERLGAMGERDKRDQTLDTLELERERGITIKSTPIRLTYQRENGEEYTFNLIDTPGHVDFNYEVSRSLAACEGVLLLVDASQGVEAQTIVNAYLAIDSNLEIVPVINKIDLPAADPEGAAQELEDVIGIPAEEAIFASGKAGLGIPEILEAIVERIPAPSGDPQAPLKALIFDSFYDAYQGVILFVRVLEGTLTPKEQILLMNTGKTFEVDKVGTFSPGLVVGESLPAGAVGWVAAGIKDIHDAQVGDTLTEKDRPTPQPFPGFKPAQPVVFSGLYPTDTEDYRKLRDALEKLKLNDAAFTFEPETSEALGFGFRCGFLGLLHAEIIQERLEREYDLDLIATAPAVVYRVTLTNGEVFETQNPADFPTRDRISKVEEPYIKLSIMLPEEYVGPVMQLLQERRGSMVTMNYVGKRVELIYEVPFAEILYDFHDRLKSISRGYASMDYEQIGYREGDLRKVDILVNNEVVDALAVIVHEDKAYSLGRKIVDKMAEVIPRQMFPVPVQATIGGKIIARATVKAYRKDVLAKCYGGDITRKKKLLEKQKKGRARMKQIGTVEVPQEAFLAVLSTEE from the coding sequence GTGAACGTCAGGCCCCCCGCTCAGGTCAGAAATTTCTCCATCATCGCCCACGTGGACCACGGCAAGTCCACGCTCGCGGACCGCATTCTGGAGCGTCTGGGCGCGATGGGCGAGCGCGACAAACGCGACCAGACGCTCGACACCCTCGAACTGGAGCGCGAGCGCGGCATCACCATCAAAAGCACCCCCATCCGCCTGACTTACCAGAGAGAGAACGGCGAGGAGTACACCTTCAACCTGATCGACACGCCCGGCCACGTGGACTTCAACTACGAGGTTTCGCGCTCGCTCGCCGCCTGCGAGGGCGTGCTGCTGCTGGTGGACGCCTCGCAGGGCGTGGAGGCGCAGACCATCGTGAACGCCTACCTCGCCATCGACAGCAACCTGGAAATCGTGCCGGTCATCAACAAGATCGACCTCCCCGCCGCTGACCCCGAGGGCGCCGCGCAGGAACTGGAGGACGTGATCGGCATTCCCGCCGAGGAGGCCATCTTCGCGTCGGGCAAGGCGGGGCTGGGCATTCCCGAGATTCTGGAAGCGATTGTCGAGCGGATTCCCGCCCCCTCCGGCGACCCACAGGCGCCGCTCAAGGCGCTGATCTTCGACTCCTTCTACGACGCCTACCAGGGCGTGATCCTGTTCGTGCGGGTGCTGGAAGGCACGCTGACGCCCAAAGAGCAGATTCTGCTGATGAACACCGGCAAGACCTTCGAGGTGGACAAGGTGGGCACCTTCAGCCCCGGCCTGGTGGTGGGCGAGTCGCTCCCGGCGGGCGCGGTCGGCTGGGTCGCGGCGGGCATCAAGGACATCCACGACGCGCAGGTGGGCGACACCCTCACCGAAAAGGACCGCCCCACCCCCCAACCTTTCCCCGGCTTCAAGCCCGCGCAGCCCGTGGTCTTCAGCGGCCTCTATCCCACCGATACCGAGGACTACCGCAAACTCCGCGACGCGCTGGAAAAGCTCAAGCTCAACGACGCGGCCTTCACCTTCGAGCCGGAAACGTCCGAGGCGCTGGGCTTCGGCTTCCGCTGCGGCTTCCTGGGCCTGCTGCACGCCGAGATCATTCAGGAGCGGCTGGAACGCGAGTACGACCTGGATTTGATCGCCACCGCGCCCGCCGTGGTCTACCGCGTGACCCTCACCAACGGCGAGGTCTTCGAGACGCAGAACCCCGCCGACTTCCCCACCCGTGACCGCATCAGCAAGGTGGAGGAACCGTATATCAAGCTCTCCATCATGCTGCCCGAGGAGTACGTGGGGCCGGTGATGCAACTGCTTCAGGAGCGGCGCGGCTCAATGGTCACGATGAACTACGTCGGCAAGCGGGTGGAGCTGATCTACGAGGTGCCCTTCGCGGAAATCCTGTACGACTTCCACGACCGCCTGAAGTCCATCTCGCGCGGCTACGCCAGCATGGACTACGAGCAGATCGGCTACCGCGAGGGCGACCTGCGCAAGGTGGACATCCTGGTGAACAACGAGGTGGTGGACGCCCTGGCCGTGATCGTCCACGAGGACAAGGCGTACAGCCTGGGCCGCAAGATCGTGGACAAGATGGCGGAAGTGATTCCCCGGCAGATGTTCCCGGTGCCGGTGCAGGCCACCATCGGCGGCAAGATCATCGCCCGCGCCACCGTCAAAGCGTACCGCAAGGACGTGCTGGCGAAGTGCTATGGCGGCGACATCACCCGCAAGAAGAAGCTCCTCGAAAAGCAGAAGAAGGGCCGCGCCCGCATGAAGCAGATCGGCACGGTGGAGGTGCCGCAGGAGGCGTTCCTGGCGGTGCTGAGCACGGAGGAGTGA
- a CDS encoding response regulator, whose product MKLVIADDHPLFRMGLKYALLHQGFDVVAEAADGLQALEACRALQPDAALLDVKMPGLTGVEVCERLRLTHPQVVSVLITTFTEPAIVQAARAAGARGYVSKETDPESLARQLRDIVAHPEIDRLPQVDVPRLTPRESEVLPLLAQGFSNKEIAKNLGVSPDTVKDHLARLYAKLDAGDRTEAVSRARSIGLLH is encoded by the coding sequence TTGAAACTCGTGATCGCTGATGACCATCCCCTCTTTCGTATGGGCCTGAAGTACGCGCTGCTGCACCAGGGCTTCGACGTGGTGGCCGAGGCCGCCGACGGCCTGCAAGCCCTGGAAGCCTGCCGCGCCCTCCAGCCGGACGCCGCGCTCCTCGACGTGAAGATGCCCGGCCTGACCGGCGTCGAGGTCTGCGAGCGGCTGCGCCTGACCCACCCGCAGGTGGTCAGCGTGCTGATCACGACCTTTACCGAACCCGCCATCGTGCAGGCGGCGCGGGCCGCCGGAGCGCGCGGCTACGTCAGCAAGGAGACGGACCCCGAGAGCCTCGCCCGGCAACTGCGCGACATCGTGGCCCACCCCGAGATCGACCGTCTGCCGCAGGTGGACGTGCCGCGCCTGACCCCCCGCGAGTCCGAGGTCCTGCCACTGCTCGCCCAGGGTTTTTCCAACAAGGAGATCGCCAAGAACCTCGGCGTGAGTCCGGATACGGTCAAGGATCACCTCGCCCGGCTGTACGCCAAGCTGGACGCCGGGGACCGTACCGAGGCCGTCAGCCGCGCGCGCAGCATCGGGCTGCTGCATTGA
- a CDS encoding MOSC domain-containing protein, with the protein MTGTALAVSLSPMHTFSKTPQPEIQLRAGLGVEGDAHAGLTVKHRSRVAQNPDQPNLRQVHLIHAELLDELRGQGFQVAPGDLGENVTTRGVDLLALPRGTRLHLGDAAVVEVTGLRNPCAQLDAFQPGLLRAVLDHDEQGNLIRKAGIMGVVRVGGTVRPGDEIRVEWPPGPHERLERV; encoded by the coding sequence ATGACTGGAACCGCCCTGGCCGTCAGCCTCAGCCCCATGCATACCTTCAGCAAGACCCCGCAACCCGAGATTCAGTTGCGGGCAGGGCTGGGCGTGGAGGGGGACGCGCACGCGGGCCTCACCGTGAAGCACCGCTCTCGGGTGGCGCAGAATCCCGACCAGCCGAATCTCCGGCAGGTTCACCTGATCCACGCGGAACTGCTGGACGAGTTGCGCGGGCAGGGCTTCCAGGTGGCGCCGGGCGACCTGGGCGAGAACGTGACGACTCGGGGCGTGGACCTGCTGGCGTTGCCGCGCGGCACCCGCCTGCACCTGGGAGACGCGGCGGTGGTCGAGGTGACAGGCCTGCGAAATCCCTGCGCGCAACTCGATGCCTTCCAGCCCGGGCTGCTGAGGGCAGTCCTCGACCACGACGAACAGGGAAACCTGATTCGCAAGGCGGGCATCATGGGCGTGGTGCGGGTGGGGGGAACCGTGCGCCCCGGCGACGAGATTCGCGTGGAGTGGCCGCCTGGACCGCACGAGCGGCTGGAACGGGTTTAA
- a CDS encoding IS5 family transposase (programmed frameshift) has product MGRTDLTEQQWAILAPLLPKNPKKGHAYKDHKPVLNGILWRQKTGATWRDIPERYGSWKTCHDRFTRWSRSGVWAEILAALHLKADAEGKIDWEGAAVDSTHVKAHRSAMGARKEPAKLGKKGALEDEWLGISRGGRTTKIHVLMDGKCRPLSVLISAGQASDPTYLVPLLEAVRVGRPGPGRPRKRPPTLRMDRAYGARKYRRALRARKIRCVCPERQDARKARLRKGKRGGRPPKFDAEAYKGRQVVERGINRLKDFRAIATRYEKRGHQFLAGVHLACILLWL; this is encoded by the exons ATGGGACGGACAGATTTGACGGAGCAGCAGTGGGCCATTCTGGCCCCACTGCTCCCCAAAAACCCCAAGAAGGGACACGCCTACAAGGACCATAAGCCGGTGCTGAACGGCATTCTTTGGCGTCAGAAGACCGGGGCAACGTGGCGAGACATTCCCGAGCGGTATGGGTCGTGGAAGACGTGTCATGACCGCTTCACCCGCTGGTCGCGCAGCGGGGTCTGGGCCGAGATTCTGGCCGCCCTGCACCTGAAAGCGGATGCTGAGGGAAAGATTGATTGGGAAGGCGCGGCGGTGGACAGCACGCACGTCAAAGCCCATCGCAGCGCGATGGGCGCACGAAAAGAGCCAGCCAAGCTGG GAAAAAAGGGGGCGCTCGAAGACGAGTGGCTCGGGATCAGTCGTGGGGGACGCACCACCAAAATCCACGTCCTGATGGATGGGAAGTGTCGGCCCCTCAGTGTGCTGATCTCTGCTGGGCAGGCGAGCGACCCGACCTACCTCGTGCCGCTTCTGGAGGCCGTGCGGGTGGGGCGTCCCGGTCCGGGACGCCCGCGCAAGCGTCCCCCGACCCTTCGGATGGATCGGGCGTATGGGGCGAGGAAATACCGGCGTGCTTTGCGGGCACGCAAGATCAGGTGTGTCTGTCCCGAGCGCCAGGATGCGCGCAAGGCCCGGCTGCGGAAGGGCAAGCGGGGGGGACGCCCCCCAAAATTTGACGCAGAAGCCTACAAAGGCCGCCAGGTCGTCGAACGGGGGATCAATCGCCTCAAGGATTTTCGGGCGATTGCCACCCGGTACGAGAAGCGTGGACACCAGTTTTTAGCCGGTGTCCACCTCGCTTGCATCCTTCTTTGGCTTTGA
- a CDS encoding GNAT family N-acetyltransferase — translation MMKPFRTPRALGYHTDLALRVQAGAQVEDHGTYTVVRTPTNPTFWWGNFLLLHEPPHPGSLETWLARFREAHPDARHVTFGLDTPGGEAGAAAEFGAAGFRLTRDTVLTTARTTPPAAALPDGVTLRPLQTAADWDAALALRLAVNAAGPEGLEEEGYRTFAGGRLAGLRAAQEAGHGAYLGAFADGRMLAGLGVYGVGGGVTRYQNVETHPQWRSRGLAGNLVYFAGEWARANLAARTLVIVADPHDHAQRLYERVGFRPTEVQKGLERPPRES, via the coding sequence ATGATGAAACCGTTCAGGACTCCCCGCGCCCTCGGTTACCACACCGACCTCGCCCTGCGGGTGCAGGCGGGCGCGCAGGTGGAGGACCACGGGACGTACACGGTGGTCCGCACACCCACCAACCCGACCTTCTGGTGGGGCAACTTTCTGCTGCTGCACGAGCCTCCGCATCCCGGCAGCCTGGAGACGTGGCTCGCCCGCTTCCGCGAGGCGCACCCGGACGCCCGGCATGTGACCTTCGGCCTGGATACGCCCGGTGGGGAGGCCGGTGCGGCGGCGGAGTTCGGGGCGGCGGGTTTTCGCCTCACCCGCGACACGGTGCTGACCACCGCGCGGACCACCCCCCCCGCTGCGGCCCTGCCGGACGGCGTGACGCTGCGGCCCCTCCAGACTGCGGCCGACTGGGACGCGGCCCTGGCCCTGCGCCTCGCCGTGAACGCCGCTGGCCCGGAAGGCCTGGAGGAGGAAGGCTACCGCACCTTTGCCGGGGGCAGGCTGGCGGGCCTCCGGGCGGCGCAGGAGGCTGGACACGGCGCGTACCTGGGAGCGTTCGCGGACGGGCGGATGCTCGCGGGCCTCGGTGTGTACGGCGTGGGCGGCGGCGTGACCCGGTATCAGAATGTCGAGACGCATCCGCAGTGGCGTTCGCGGGGGCTGGCCGGGAATCTCGTCTACTTCGCGGGGGAGTGGGCGCGGGCGAACCTCGCCGCGCGGACCCTCGTGATCGTCGCGGACCCCCATGACCATGCCCAGCGCCTTTACGAGCGCGTCGGTTTCCGCCCCACCGAGGTGCAGAAGGGGCTGGAACGGCCACCCCGCGAGTCTTAA
- a CDS encoding M28 family metallopeptidase, producing MHARSRPLPTRPRPPVWKWLLPAALVLGGGWGAWYWASRPHDPPVQTAALSRTASQDWRGLQAFGPRPVGSEGHDRAEEWLADQFRALGYPVTEQPVTLERPYDRGGTLKVGSLSVPAAALYGSRGGEQEGRLVRLPSGATSEQMEARGLRGQIALTTCQEWDGEGVTRRDLVERATQAGALGLVLVQDCAVRQLQRVPATPLPLVQVSAADGAKVLPLAGQPARLTSKVEVREVKGHNLIAARVEAKPEVLFGAHLDSVNDSPGANDNASGVLAVLEAAREAARTPLADRAWFVLFDAEEDGLVGSRAFVDAHRYPLRQTRAMLNLDMVGVNVEPLGVAAHAELLPLARRVRPGVRVFEDEAATRRETFGRSMNISGNSDQVPFQSWGVRTVFIHRGLDRNYHAATDLTLSPALVREAGDFAVKLAQAVLAAPWTPDEPCEGFRSGGC from the coding sequence ATGCACGCCCGCTCCCGGCCCCTGCCGACCCGGCCCCGCCCCCCGGTGTGGAAGTGGCTCCTGCCCGCCGCGCTCGTCCTGGGAGGCGGCTGGGGCGCGTGGTACTGGGCCAGCCGCCCGCATGACCCGCCCGTCCAGACGGCGGCCCTCTCGCGCACCGCCTCGCAGGACTGGCGGGGCTTGCAGGCGTTCGGCCCCCGCCCGGTGGGCAGCGAGGGCCATGACCGGGCCGAGGAGTGGCTGGCCGACCAGTTCCGCGCGCTGGGCTACCCCGTGACCGAGCAGCCGGTGACGCTGGAACGGCCCTACGACCGGGGCGGCACCTTGAAGGTCGGCTCGTTGAGTGTTCCTGCCGCCGCCCTGTACGGCAGCCGGGGCGGGGAGCAGGAGGGGCGGCTGGTGCGTCTGCCGTCCGGCGCCACCTCCGAGCAGATGGAGGCGCGGGGCCTGCGCGGCCAGATCGCCCTGACAACCTGCCAGGAGTGGGACGGCGAGGGGGTGACCCGGCGTGACCTGGTGGAGCGGGCCACCCAGGCCGGGGCGCTGGGGCTGGTGCTGGTGCAGGACTGCGCGGTGCGGCAGCTTCAGCGCGTGCCCGCCACCCCCCTCCCGCTGGTGCAGGTCAGCGCCGCCGACGGGGCGAAGGTGCTGCCGCTGGCGGGCCAGCCAGCCCGGCTCACTTCAAAAGTGGAGGTGCGCGAGGTGAAGGGTCATAACCTGATCGCCGCCCGCGTGGAGGCCAAGCCCGAAGTGCTGTTCGGCGCGCATCTGGACAGCGTGAACGACTCACCCGGCGCGAACGACAACGCCAGCGGCGTGCTGGCCGTGCTGGAGGCTGCCCGCGAAGCCGCCCGGACGCCCCTGGCCGACCGCGCCTGGTTCGTCCTGTTCGACGCCGAGGAGGACGGCCTGGTCGGCAGCCGCGCCTTTGTGGACGCGCACCGCTATCCGCTGCGGCAGACACGGGCCATGCTGAACCTCGACATGGTGGGCGTGAATGTCGAACCGCTCGGTGTCGCCGCCCACGCCGAGCTGCTCCCGCTGGCGAGGCGGGTGCGCCCCGGCGTGCGGGTGTTCGAGGACGAAGCCGCCACCAGACGCGAAACCTTCGGGCGCTCCATGAACATCAGCGGCAACAGTGACCAGGTGCCCTTCCAGAGCTGGGGCGTCCGCACCGTCTTCATCCACCGCGGCCTGGACCGGAATTACCACGCGGCGACCGACCTGACCCTCTCGCCCGCGCTGGTGCGGGAAGCGGGGGACTTTGCCGTGAAGCTCGCGCAGGCCGTCCTGGCCGCGCCCTGGACCCCGGACGAACCCTGCGAGGGCTTCAGGAGTGGTGGGTGCTGA
- a CDS encoding MBL fold metallo-hydrolase has translation MTQLPAWQPPPPLTTSVEQIRPPAPHVSTFGGTQVLRPDVVRVRLPMVNAYLLGLPGEPWVLVDAGMPGTAGMIRAAAENYHAGSPPAAIVLTHGHLDHIGGLHDLLQTWKVPVYAHPLELPYLTGQVPYPFPDPSVGGVMSLLSPAFVPGPFDFRPHIQALPPAGEVPHLAGWRWLHTPGHSVGHVSLWREADRTLIAGDAFVTTKQETVTGALAQKPTLVHRPPAYYTPNWDAARESVRLLAALPPALAATGHGHPMTEVQMDLDLQRLARNFDEAARPLRGWYLSHPVPVALPQPGTPDPLKRIVLGALAAVGLVLLVDRLRS, from the coding sequence ATGACCCAGCTTCCCGCCTGGCAGCCACCCCCGCCCCTGACCACCAGCGTCGAGCAGATTCGCCCGCCCGCGCCGCATGTCTCCACCTTCGGCGGCACGCAGGTTCTGCGGCCCGACGTGGTGCGGGTGCGGCTGCCGATGGTCAATGCCTACCTGCTGGGGCTGCCGGGTGAGCCCTGGGTGCTGGTGGACGCGGGCATGCCGGGCACGGCGGGCATGATCCGTGCGGCGGCGGAGAATTATCACGCGGGCAGCCCCCCCGCCGCCATCGTGCTGACGCATGGGCACCTCGATCACATCGGCGGGCTCCACGACCTGCTGCAAACGTGGAAAGTGCCGGTGTACGCGCACCCCCTGGAGCTGCCCTACCTGACGGGGCAGGTGCCCTATCCCTTCCCCGACCCCAGCGTGGGCGGCGTGATGAGCCTGCTCTCCCCGGCCTTTGTCCCCGGCCCCTTCGATTTCCGGCCCCACATCCAGGCGCTCCCCCCGGCGGGGGAGGTGCCCCACCTGGCGGGCTGGCGCTGGCTGCACACGCCGGGGCACAGCGTCGGCCACGTGTCGCTCTGGCGGGAGGCCGACCGCACCCTGATCGCGGGGGACGCCTTCGTGACCACCAAGCAGGAGACGGTGACCGGGGCGCTGGCGCAGAAGCCCACGCTGGTCCACCGCCCGCCCGCGTACTACACCCCCAACTGGGACGCGGCGCGCGAGTCGGTGCGGCTGCTCGCGGCGCTGCCCCCCGCGCTGGCCGCCACCGGACATGGACACCCGATGACCGAGGTACAGATGGACCTCGACCTCCAGCGCCTTGCGCGCAATTTCGACGAGGCGGCGCGGCCCCTGCGCGGGTGGTACCTGAGTCATCCGGTGCCGGTGGCCCTCCCGCAGCCGGGCACCCCCGATCCCCTCAAGAGGATCGTGCTGGGCGCACTGGCCGCCGTCGGCCTGGTCCTGCTGGTGGACCGCTTGCGGAGCTGA
- a CDS encoding sensor histidine kinase, with translation MSAGEAAVSAARRPGRDARQGTLRTQFTLVIFLLAFLPNLVLTLTARPGVSALMLAVWMVLVAALCGLVGYLLSGVLLRPLSRLEAEVQRGDFAHARQAQPHRDDPAEIRALRAAFADLLERLSTEQARRSAFMATLVHDLKTPLIATGHLIRALTEHPLPDAERREVGRELLSENARLLALVGQMADAHRFEREEVEVQPRPTDLRALLDGVARRLHPQAQARGLTLSVAGEGRTSADPAVLERAVTNLAENALRYAHTGVILAVTPAGVEVHDDGPGLGAPLAELAQPFNAQPATIAGQQYTAGTTGLGLFIARRIAEAHGGALTYARAPLTRAGTAVPPPPSAHAGRDAARHGDLAAVHSVFALNLPEVTP, from the coding sequence ATGAGCGCAGGTGAGGCTGCTGTGAGTGCCGCCCGCAGACCCGGCCGGGACGCACGGCAGGGTACCCTGCGGACGCAGTTCACGCTGGTGATCTTCCTGCTGGCCTTTCTGCCGAATCTGGTGCTGACGCTGACCGCGCGGCCCGGCGTGTCCGCCCTCATGCTCGCGGTCTGGATGGTGCTGGTCGCGGCGCTGTGCGGGCTGGTGGGCTACCTGCTCAGCGGCGTGCTGCTACGCCCGCTCAGCCGCCTGGAGGCGGAGGTGCAGCGCGGCGACTTCGCCCACGCCCGGCAGGCCCAGCCGCACCGGGACGACCCCGCCGAGATTCGCGCGCTGCGTGCGGCCTTTGCCGACCTGCTGGAGCGGCTCTCGACCGAGCAGGCCCGGCGCAGCGCCTTTATGGCGACGCTGGTCCACGACCTGAAGACGCCCCTGATCGCCACCGGACACCTGATCCGTGCCCTGACCGAGCATCCCCTGCCGGACGCCGAACGGCGCGAGGTGGGCCGCGAGCTGCTCAGCGAGAACGCGCGGCTGCTGGCCCTGGTGGGGCAGATGGCCGACGCCCACCGCTTCGAGCGCGAGGAGGTCGAGGTGCAGCCCCGGCCGACCGACCTGCGGGCCCTGCTCGACGGGGTGGCCCGCCGCCTGCATCCCCAGGCCCAGGCGCGCGGCCTGACCCTCTCGGTGGCGGGCGAGGGCCGCACCTCCGCCGACCCCGCCGTTCTGGAACGCGCCGTGACCAACCTGGCCGAAAATGCCCTGCGGTACGCCCACACGGGGGTGATCCTGGCCGTGACGCCCGCCGGGGTGGAGGTGCACGACGACGGTCCCGGCCTGGGGGCACCCCTGGCCGAACTCGCGCAGCCCTTCAACGCGCAGCCCGCCACCATCGCCGGGCAGCAGTACACCGCCGGGACCACCGGCCTGGGGCTGTTCATCGCCCGCCGGATCGCCGAGGCGCACGGTGGGGCGCTCACCTACGCGCGGGCGCCCCTGACGCGGGCGGGCACGGCTGTCCCGCCTCCCCCCTCTGCCCACGCTGGCCGTGACGCGGCCCGTCATGGTGACCTGGCCGCCGTGCACTCCGTCTTCGCTCTCAATCTCCCGGAGGTGACCCCTTGA